The genomic region CGGCATGGGTATGGGCATGGGAATGGGCTTGGGCCGGGGCATGGACGTCCGGCACGGCCGCTGCCGCCGCCGTCATACCCGTTCTCCCGGCGGGGCGGTTTGCCGGTCGAGCTTGGCTTCGATGCGCTGCAGATGGAGGGTCAGGCGGCGCTCGACATCCTTCAGGCAGTCGATCGAAGCGTAGCTCCGGGCGACGTCCAGCTTGTAGGCGGCGACATTATCCCGCAGCTGCGACACGGTCTGGTCGGTATGGTGCTGGTGCGCCGTCAGGGCTGCGTCGCTTTCGCGGCGCGTCCGCCAGAGGAACCAGAACATGCCGCCCAGGACGGGCAGTTCGACGGCGCTTATCCAGTTGATGAGATCGATATTCCAGGCGTTCGCCATGGATGGGTACTCCCTGTCAGGCGCGCCGGACCGGCGCGTTGTGAACATGAAAAAGCCGCCCGGAGGCGGCGTGGTGCCTTGCGAATTCGGGTTTCCGGTATCGGCTATCCGTCAGGCGTCCCTTCCGGGGATGCGAACCGGCTGCCACCCCGTGCCGGAAGCGACGAGGCAGGCCGGGCCGCCCGGAAGCGTCACCAGGATCGTCCAGCTTCCGGAACCGGATACGAAGATTTCCATCAGCGCGCCGGCCGACGTCACCGCCTCGATGCTGCGGTGTTCGCCAAACTGCCGTTCCAGCCCGGCAACGAATCCGTCCCGGTCGCCGCACAATGCCCGACCGGCCGCCGGTCCCGGCAGGGCCATGCCGGCCGCCGCGACGGCGATTGCCGCCATGATCGCGTTTCGCATTCTCTGTCTCCTTGCTGTGTCGATATTCAGACGTCGAAAGCCGTCTCGGCTGCGATAACGCCCGGATGGCCGCGCCAGGACGGGCGGTTCACCGCGGGCAAACGGGGCAGCCGAACCGGCTCCGACGACAGGCAGCCGCTCACCGCGTCCAGCCCGTCATCCGGTCCCCGGTATTCGCCGCCCGGCCGCCATTCGCGCATTTCAGTGATGAAGGACGTATCCCACACCGACCGGTGGGCGTGCAGGCCGCCCGCCGCCAGGACGGCATCGAATCCTTCCAGGATTCGCCGTTCCTTGGGGATGTGGTTCGTCACGGGCAGCACCGCGCATCCGATTCCGGTCGCCGTCATTTCCTGGCGCAGCAGGCCGGGCAGGAATTTGCCGACGCCATTGGATTCAACCTGGACCGACGGCACATGGTAGCGGCCCGCGAACGCCGCGACCTGCCGGCATTGCTGGATCGCCTCATTGTCCTCCACGTCGGGATCGACGGTCAGGTACTGAACCCGGTGCAGCCAGTATCCGCCTTCGGCATCGGTGAACACCACGGCAATCACGCTGCCGTCGCCCTTTCCCGGCGCGCCATAGGCAGGATCCCACCAGCAGCTGGCGGATACCAGGCGTCGCCCGTCCAGCGTCAGGGTCGCGATCCGGTTGCGTTCCGCGTATTCCAGATCCGCGTCATAGGGGCGGATGCGGTCGGGGTCGAGCCGCCCCGCCGCGATATTCACCGGCTGCAGCATCATCTGGCTGGCGAACTTGTTCGGCCCGTGCCGGCGCTGCAGCGCCGCGATATGGTCCGCATCGAACCGTTCGGGCCAGAGGCTGCGGCCATCGGAATCGCGGACCGGCAGCGCCAGCCGCGTGAACCCGTCCAGGAACGGCGCGGTTTCGCCCGCTTCGGCCCGCGCCGCATCGGCATAAATCGTGTAGTAACTGTGCGGCGTGCCGGCATAGAGCTGGAATCCGCCCGGCATCAGGATATAGTCGATTTCCGACAGCCGCGCCCGCAGGTCGGCCCGCTTGGGCGCCGTGTCGCTGGTATTCGGCACCTCGACATCGTCGCAGATCACGAAATCGGCGCGGCTGCCGGTGACGTTCGCGCCGATGCCGCGCGCCAGCATGGACGGATCGCGCAGTTCCGACGGGCGGTTGACCGTAAACTGCCCGGCGCCCCACTGATCCGCCCGGGCCGGGCGCAGGTGCCACGCCAGTTCATGGCGTTCGATGATCCGCTTCACATTGCGGACCAGCTTTTTCGCCAGGTCGAGTTCCGCCCCCAGCACGAGAATGCGCAGGTCGGGCCTTACCAGCAGCAGCCAGACGCAGAACAGGCCCAGCATCGTGGACTTGCCGCTGGACCGGAACGCCAGCATCAGCAGGCGCCGGTCACCGCCGCGCCAGCGCGCCTCCAGCCAGCGGGCCATGCGGATATGCAGGGCGGGCGTATCCTCTCCCTGGGTCCGGTTCCACAGCCAGACGAATTCGGGAAACGGCGTTTCGCGCGCGGCGGCGGAATTCACCGTCGGCGCGTTGTCACTCTTCATCGGCGGCATAGCGGGAAACGGCGTCGCGGGCAGCCGCCATCATGTCCGGCCCCGCGCCGCCGCCATCCGCCGGCGTATCCGCACCCGCCGCCGACCACCAGTGCACGAGTTTCGCCAGCGCCGCGATATGTCCGACCATCGTCTTCCCCGCCGCATGCCGGGCGGCGAGGTCCCGGGCGTCGATGGCGATGCCGGCGCCGTTATCGTCGGCCTTCGCCGGAACGGGCGTGGCGGCAAAAGCGGCATAATCCGAAACCGCCAGACGAAGCGCTTCGGACAACGATTCCTTCAGGGCGCAGTCACTGCCAAATTTCATCTTTCCCTCACGATAGACATAAAAAAAACCGCCCTGAGGCGGCTAACAGATCACGGTGGCAGGTTTACAATTATGGGGTCAGATGCCGACCGATCGTATTAGTTCCTGGTACCATTCCTCAAAATTGGCAATCATTCCGCTTGTCTAACGGTAATTGCCTCGAACCACATCTCGGCATGACGATCCAGACCGGCCGCATTCATATGGCAGCCATCGAATCGCATATCCATGCCGATTTTATCCGTATCTGGGCCAGGGTAAATTCCTAGAAAAGGGTCGGAAACCGACATCTGGATAGCACGAATGTCTTCATTGGAAGGACCTCCACAACGGGTTGCAATTGCAACGTAAATTGGCGCGCGGAATTTTAATTGTCGCAGATTCGTAACGATTGCATGAAACTGACGCCTATATTCTTCTGGTGCAGTTCCTGCGCCCGCATCTGCCTCGCCAAGGTGAAAGAGAACATGACTAACTGATAACGCTTTCTGTCGTAGATTCTCTGCTACAACATATAACCTTTCATGTAGATTCCCTTTCGGAGCCCAATCCCTAATGTAAGATGCTCCAACACTCAATGGAACTAGAATAACGCGTTTGAATTTTCCACGTGCAACTAAACTATCACCAAGTCGTGACAGAAAACTGCCCCCAATACCAGACGTGCCCAATAGAGGGTCGTGCGCTAAATAGCAATTCCCGTCGATATAATTAAAGTTTAATACATTACTATTAGCTTTGTATCGACCTTCTCCTTCGTTCGTTGAATTAGATTGGCCAAAAACCAAAATTACGGCGGTATTTATATCTTTTCCACAATCTACTTTTGACTTGGCTCGAGTATCATGGAAGACACGTTGTGATATTCTCTCAAGTTCAATTTCCTGATAGATAAACGGCGCGGCAACCGCCACGGCAATAAAGGGTAATAATAGGTATATTGTTAAAATTCTTAACCAAGTCATGACTCAAGCTCAATAAATTAGTCGCACCACCTAAACTACACCCAATAACCGTACCGTACCGCTAGCAACATTTCCACTGACGAAAGATAACCGAAAACCATTTATTATTGATCCAGTATTGAACTGAGCGCCGATTTCTCCCGTCGCCATTCCGCCGTCGGCGCGGATATAAGTGCATTCTCCACGCACTACTTTATTCAGGGATGAGTTCTGGGTATTGATTATACGTACAGTAAACCATAGCCCCTCGTTTTCATCATTCCCTACCTTACCTGCTGCAGTATTGTTGCCAATCAAAATTTGATTTACGCCACTACCGAATGTTGTCGATTGACTACCACTCTGGAATCCATAATGTCCAAAAAATTGATACCCCGTTTCGAACGTCGCGCCACCGTCATCCGAGAATTGCAGGCCGAGTTGCACATCATCCGTCGCCGGCTGCAGGAATCCCGTCAGGATATATTCGTCATAGGTCGCATCGATACCGGTGACGAAGTCCAGCGTGGCGTCATCTGACGCGGTTTTTTCCTCGATCAGCTCGGTTGTGCCGGCCGGCCGCCTGGTGGTGCGCGGCGATATGACGTGCCAGCCGGCGCCCGCCCGGCGCAGCAGAACCGTGTGGTTCGATGAGTCGAGGGTAATGTCGTCGCCATGGAGGGTCGTGATATTACCCGTGCCATGCCTTACGACAACGGTCCGCGTATCATGCGCCGTGTGGATCAGCACCAGCCCGCCATCCGGAACGGATCCGGCGTGGATTGTATCCAGGTCGTCGCCGGCCGCCGCCCCTTCCGTATCGACCGCGTGGGTGTTTTCGCTCAGCGCGATCGCGCCCGATGCAATGGTCAGCACCGGGCCGGCCTGCTGCCCTGGCGCCATCGCAAGAATATCCCTGTCCGGTTTTGTCAACGTCATGATCGGCTACCTCGCCTGTTGATGATGGCCGCGCGGGCGGCGGCGCGCTCGGCGGCGGAAATATTCGCCCGGTTTTCAAGCGCCTGAATCACGACCTCCCTGTCGCCCGGTTCGGGCGGCAAGGGCGGCGCGGCAACCGCCGGGATGTTACCGGCCGCGATCCAGGCCCGGACCGTTCTGAAGTGGCGGTTCGCAGGGTCCGCCGGGATCACCATTGTCCCGTTGACGATGAAGCCGCCTTCGGCGCGGTTCCGTACCGATTCAATTTTCATGTTCATAACTCCGCGTCAAAGGACCAGATCGGCGACGTCTGGTTCCACATGCCCGGCCGGGACGTCACCAGGGTGGAAAACCCGTCCAGCCGCATGATGCCGCCCTTTTCCGTGAACCCGTATATCGCCGTAACCGAACTGCCGCCGCTGGTGCCGCCGACATTGAAGTCGTTGAAGTTCGGCGTGGTATCCAGCAGGAAGACGGTCGGTACGGCGCGCATCGGCACCGGAAACAGGACCATCGTCGCGACATCCGTCGCGGAGATAGCCCAGGCGCTGGCGGCGTTGGACAACCGGGCGTAATACCGTTGGCACATTGCCAGTTCCACCGGCGCCGGGCGCCATTCGAAGGGCGTCGCGACGCTGCCGGGTTCGAGCTGGACCTGCGCCAGGTCGACCGTCATTGTCGTTCCGGTGGGCAGCATCAGTTCAATTGCCAGGAAATGCCCGGCGCCAAGCGTCTTTCCGGCAATGCCGGCGGGCGCGAAGCTGCGGGTGAATTTCTGCCAGCCCGACGTCAGGTTGCAGGCCGGCAGGGTTGCCGTTACATCGCCCGAACCGCCGGATCCGAAATCCTGCCGCCAGCGTGGCGTGACTGTCCGCGGCGCATCCGCCCTCGCCCAGAAACTCAGGGTGCATGTCTGCGCCGCGAGGGTCCGGACGTCCTCGATACGTTGAAACAGGAAGAGTTCTGTTGCCGTTCCGGCCGTGGTCTGGTTCCAGCGGTAATGGAATTCCGGCTCACCCGGGACATCCGTCTGGCCGGGTGCGAAGGCTTCCCGGCTGATCGTCAGGGCGATGCCGGACGGCGACAGGTATCCTGTTCCCCAGCGGTCCAGGGTCTCGCTCGGGTCTGTCGGCGGCGTCGGAAAGCTTGTCCCGCGCTGGGCGATCCGGAAATCGCCATTCATGATCCGGTTGCGAAAACCGGCAAGGGGGCCGCCGTTCAGACCGTCGACCGAGACGCCATCCATCGTGCCGCCGCTGATCATGGCGCCGGACAACCCGTCATCGGGAATTTCGGCAATGTCCGAGATCAGGCCGACAAACCCGATGAATGTCACTTCGATATTGCCGCTTCCCGGCGGCGGCGCCCCGGAAAATGTCAGCGTCATGCCGGATGCCGCATAGCTGTTCGTATGCTGCTTGATGCCGTCAATCGTGACCGCGACCGATGTGCTGTCCAGCACCGACCGGTCCAGCAGGAATACGGTTGTCGCGCCGTCGCCGGAAAGCGACTGCACCGGAACAGCCGTGTTGATCGCATAGTTTACCTGCTGCTGGATCGCGGCCAGGCTGGCCAATGCCGAATCGGCGCTGGCCGCAGCCTCGGACGCGCTGCCGGCGGCGAGACTCGCGGCCTCCGATGACGCGCTGCCGACGGTCGGCAACCCCGTTTCGTCGAAGGCCAGGACCCTGCCCGCCCGGTCCGAAGC from Alphaproteobacteria bacterium harbors:
- the terL gene encoding phage terminase large subunit, with amino-acid sequence MKSDNAPTVNSAAARETPFPEFVWLWNRTQGEDTPALHIRMARWLEARWRGGDRRLLMLAFRSSGKSTMLGLFCVWLLLVRPDLRILVLGAELDLAKKLVRNVKRIIERHELAWHLRPARADQWGAGQFTVNRPSELRDPSMLARGIGANVTGSRADFVICDDVEVPNTSDTAPKRADLRARLSEIDYILMPGGFQLYAGTPHSYYTIYADAARAEAGETAPFLDGFTRLALPVRDSDGRSLWPERFDADHIAALQRRHGPNKFASQMMLQPVNIAAGRLDPDRIRPYDADLEYAERNRIATLTLDGRRLVSASCWWDPAYGAPGKGDGSVIAVVFTDAEGGYWLHRVQYLTVDPDVEDNEAIQQCRQVAAFAGRYHVPSVQVESNGVGKFLPGLLRQEMTATGIGCAVLPVTNHIPKERRILEGFDAVLAAGGLHAHRSVWDTSFITEMREWRPGGEYRGPDDGLDAVSGCLSSEPVRLPRLPAVNRPSWRGHPGVIAAETAFDV
- a CDS encoding sialate O-acetylesterase, producing the protein MTWLRILTIYLLLPFIAVAVAAPFIYQEIELERISQRVFHDTRAKSKVDCGKDINTAVILVFGQSNSTNEGEGRYKANSNVLNFNYIDGNCYLAHDPLLGTSGIGGSFLSRLGDSLVARGKFKRVILVPLSVGASYIRDWAPKGNLHERLYVVAENLRQKALSVSHVLFHLGEADAGAGTAPEEYRRQFHAIVTNLRQLKFRAPIYVAIATRCGGPSNEDIRAIQMSVSDPFLGIYPGPDTDKIGMDMRFDGCHMNAAGLDRHAEMWFEAITVRQAE